In Musa acuminata AAA Group cultivar baxijiao chromosome BXJ3-11, Cavendish_Baxijiao_AAA, whole genome shotgun sequence, one DNA window encodes the following:
- the LOC135653293 gene encoding uncharacterized protein LOC135653293, with protein sequence MLGSTQQPKKTHPKAIFIIWKLNSNIFFWSVISPCALGMPCFVPFDNKKLDVSFFAFRPTGVFADELIDAVKYFSFHAEDLGCVYSSVLRSIHGNMIVWYGAWLRRSPDNRKMLNDALLSVLEEVSTMGVLLHHGFFEAFFGESKDGSSLAKFSSGDTIFLSAMASTPRDVADLSYACLALHKTFFAKTDGLSADVHLRCNDQPVVAALMVWKSLHACYSWLLRSDYRNTILPYFSHLSQDAQFDVFKVVYVNRDEILNVSPFPPRTIGGGDGEE encoded by the exons ATGCTTGGATCTACTCAGCAGCCAAAGAAGACCCACCCGAAGGCTATATTTATTATCTGGAAGCTGAATTCCAATATTTT CTTCTGGTCTGTGATCTCTCCTTGCGCCCTTGGGATGCCTTGCTTTGTGCCCTTCGACAACAAGAAGCTGGACGTCAGCTTCTTCGCGTTCCGTCCCACTGGTGTCTTCGCCGACGAGCTCATCGATGCCGTGAAGTACTTCTCCTTCCATGCCGAGGATCTCGGTTGCGTCTATAGCTCAGTGTTGAGAAGCATACATGGCAATATG ATTGTATGGTATGGTGCATGGTTAAGAAGGTCCCCCGATAACAGGAAGATGTTGAATGATGCGCTG CTATCAGTGCTAGAAGAGGTATCAACTATGGGTGTTCTCCTTCATCATGGATTCTTTGAGGCTTTCTTTGGGGAATCCAAAGACGGCAGCTCGCTCGCCAAGTTCTCCTCCGGCGACACCATCTTCCTGAGCGCCATGGCGTCGACGCCTCGCGACGTCGCCGATCTCTCCTACGCCTGCCTGGCCCTTCACAAGACTTTCTTCGCGAAGACCGATGGGTTGTCCGCCGACGTCCACCTCCGCTGCAACGACCAGCCGGTGGTGGCGGCGCTGATGGTGTGGAAGTCCCTCCATGCCTGCTACTCCTGGCTGCTCCGCTCCGACTACCGCAACACCATCCTCCCCTACTTCAGCCACCTCTCTCAGGACGCCCAGTTTGATGTCTTCAAGGTGGTGTACGTCAACCGCGACGAGATCCTAAACGTCAGTCCATTTCCCCCGCGGACGATCGGAGGTGGAGATGGCGAAGAATAG
- the LOC135653139 gene encoding auxin response factor 17-like isoform X1 — protein MRLASSNIPNQSEEEETRCLNSELWHTCAGPLVSLPAVGSRVVYFPQGHSEQVAASTNKEINSQIPNYPSLPPQLICQLHNVTMHADVETDEVYAQMTLQPLSPQEQKDPYLPNDLGTSNKQPTNFFCKTLTASDTSTHGGFSVPRRAAEKVFPPLDYSQQPPVQELVARDLHDNEWKFRHVFRGQPKRHLLTTGWSTFVSAKRLVAGDSVLFIWNENNQLLLGIRHANRPQTFMPSSVLSSDSMHIGLLAAAAHAAATNSRFTIFYNPRASPSEFVIPLAKYVKAVYHTRVSVGMRFRMLFETEESSVRRYMGTITGISDLDPARWPNSHWRALKVGWDESTAGEKQPRVSLWEIEPLTTFPMYPSSFPVRLKRPWPTGLPFFHGGNDDIDLNLPLMRLRDGGNPAIQSLNFQGVGVTPWMQPRLDALMLGLQPDMCQAMTTGALREMRTIDPTKQVSPAMLQFQQPQNSANISTPTLPSPILQHVQTFLQATQDNQVQSQNQSQFLHHHLQQGHSFAQQGQQQVPQQQQQNLHLLTPHCQQIQQQKILCGYQEVPYVASNLLQLSSSSQSQSTTLHMISPSCQLKDFPDSNGNSVSASNASPLHGIFQQNSSEETSQLSLPKYGQPVTSSPWSSKRAAVESGLPLGAQSVLSHVEQLGATQPNISLHSVMLPPFPGKECSASRDGNMDMQNQHLFGVNVDLSILAQNGIPSLNTGVSETCSTNLSYATCNLLSSSGNYFPINRALSGCNGLDESRFLRSHENVDQANPQSGLFVKVYKSGSFGRTLDITKFSSYHDLRSELGCLFGLEGQLEDPLRSGWQLVFVDWENDVLLVGDDPWQEFVNSVSYIKILSPEEVQQMGKQGIDFVNSAPVKRLQRNGCDDHVSQQDSTNLSARITSVGSFKY, from the exons ATGAGGCTCGCATCTTCAAATATCCCCAATCAGTCAGAAGAAG AAGAAACACGGTGTTTGAACTCTGAGTTATGGCACACATGTGCGGGACCTCTAGTTTCATTACCAGCTGTTGGAAGTCGGGTGGTATATTTCCCACAGGGTCACAGCGAGCAG GTAGCTGCATCAACCAACAAAGAAATTAACTCTCAAATCCCCAATTACCCAAGCTTACCTCCCCAGCTGATCTGTCAGCTGCATAATGTTACTATGCAT GCAGATGTGGAGACTGATGAAGTTTATGCTCAGATGACATTGCAACCACTGAGCCCA CAAGAGCAAAAAGATCCCTATCTCCCTAATGATTTGGGTACCTCCAACAAACAACCAACAAATTTCTTCTGTAAGACGTTGACTGCAAGTGACACCAGTACTCATGGTGGATTCTCTGTTCCCCGTCGAGCAGCAGAAAAAGTTTTTCCTCCTTTG GACTATTCACAGCAGCCTCCTGTTCAGGAGTTAGTTGCAAGAGACCTTCATGACAATGAATGGAAGTTTCGTCACGTTTTTCGTG GTCAGCCGAAGAGGCATCTTCTGACTACAGGATGGAGTACTTTTGTGAGTGCAAAGAGACTTGTTGCAGGGGATTCTGTTCTTTTTATCTG GAATGAAAACAATCAGTTGCTTTTGGGTATTCGGCATGCCAATCGACCTCAAACATTTATGCCTTCATCTGTACTGTCTAGTGATAGCATGCACATTGGCCTTCTTGCTGCAGCTGCTCATGCTGCAGCTACAAATAGCCGATTCACCATTTTCTATAACCCAAG gGCAAGTCCTTCTGAATTTGTGATTCCACTAGCTAAGTATGTCAAGGCAGTCTATCACACCCGGGTTTCTGTGGGTATGCGTTTCCGGATGCTGTTTGAAACTGAAGAGTCAAGTGTTCGACG ATACATGGGCACAATTACAGGGATTAGCGATCTTGACCCTGCCCGATGGCCAAACTCACACTGGCGTGCCCTAAAG GTTGGCTGGGATGAGTCAACAGCTGGAGAGAAGCAGCCTAGGGTATCACTTTGGGAGATTGAACCTCTAACAACCTTTCCAATGTATCCATCTTCCTTTCCTGTTCGTCTTAAGCGCCCATGGCCCACTGGattgcccttctttcatg GTGGAAATGATGATATCGATCTCAATTTACCTCTGATGCGGCTTAGAGATGGTGGAAACCCAGCAATTCAGTCATTAAATTTCCAGGGTGTTGGTGTTACACCTTGGATGCAGCCAAGACTTGATGCTTTAATGCTTGGTCTACAACCTGACATGTGCCAGGCAATGACTACAGGAGCGCTTCGGGAAATGAGGACCATAGATCCTACAAAGCAGGTCTCTCCTGCAATGCTTCAATTCCAGCAACCACAGAACTCAGCTAATATATCCACTCCCACACTACCAAGTCCAATTCTACAGCATGTGCAAACCTTCCTTCAAGCCACACAAGATAATCAGGTCCAAAGCCAGAATCAGTCTCAATTTCTTCATCATCATTTGCAACAGGGCCATTCCTTTGCTCAACAAGGGCAACAGCAAGttccacagcagcagcagcagaatctGCATCTGCTGACACCACATTGTCAACAAATTCAGCAGCAGAAGATATTGTGTGGTTATCAAGAAGTACCTTATGTTGCTTCAAATCTTTTACAGCTTAGCTCTAGTTCTCAATCCCAATCAACCACATTGCACATGATTTCCCCATCTTGCCAGCTGAAGGACTTCCCAGATTCTAATGGTAACTCTGTTTCAGCATCCAATGCCTCTCCTCTGCATGGTATTTTCCAGCAAAATTCTTCTGAAGAAACATCACAACTTAGTTTGCCAAAATATGGTCAACCAGTTACTTCCAGTCCCTGGTCATCCAAGCGAGCTGCAGTTGAGTCAGGGCTCCCTTTGGGGGCTCAAAGCGTGCTCTCGCATGTAGAACAATTGGGTGCAACACAACCTAATATTTCCCTGCACTCTGTTATGTTACCACCATTTCCTGGAAAAGAATGCTCAGCAAGTCGAGATGGTAACATGGATATGCAAAACCAGCACTTGTTTGGTGTCAATGTCGACTTATCAATTCTAGCGCAGAATGGCATTCCAAGCCTCAACACTGGTGTCAGTGAGACTTGTTCGACAAATTTGTCGTATGCCACATGCAATTTACTGAGCTCCTCTGGAAATTATTTCCCTATCAATCGAGCATTGAGTGGTTGCAATGGTTtggatgaatcaagatttttgagGTCCCATGAGAATGTTGATCAAGCAAATCCGCAGAGTGGATTGTTTGTTAAG GTATATAAATCAGGTTCATTTGGGAGGACACTGGACATCACCAAGTTTAGCAGCTACCATGATTTACGCAGTGAGCTTGGGTGTCTTTTTGGCCTGGAAGGCCAATTGGAGGACCCTTTGAGATCAGGCTGGCAGCTTGTTTTTGTCGACTGGGAGAATGATGTCCTTCTTGTTGGCGATGATCCTTGGCA
- the LOC135653139 gene encoding auxin response factor 17-like isoform X2, translating to MTLQPLSPQEQKDPYLPNDLGTSNKQPTNFFCKTLTASDTSTHGGFSVPRRAAEKVFPPLDYSQQPPVQELVARDLHDNEWKFRHVFRGQPKRHLLTTGWSTFVSAKRLVAGDSVLFIWNENNQLLLGIRHANRPQTFMPSSVLSSDSMHIGLLAAAAHAAATNSRFTIFYNPRASPSEFVIPLAKYVKAVYHTRVSVGMRFRMLFETEESSVRRYMGTITGISDLDPARWPNSHWRALKVGWDESTAGEKQPRVSLWEIEPLTTFPMYPSSFPVRLKRPWPTGLPFFHGGNDDIDLNLPLMRLRDGGNPAIQSLNFQGVGVTPWMQPRLDALMLGLQPDMCQAMTTGALREMRTIDPTKQVSPAMLQFQQPQNSANISTPTLPSPILQHVQTFLQATQDNQVQSQNQSQFLHHHLQQGHSFAQQGQQQVPQQQQQNLHLLTPHCQQIQQQKILCGYQEVPYVASNLLQLSSSSQSQSTTLHMISPSCQLKDFPDSNGNSVSASNASPLHGIFQQNSSEETSQLSLPKYGQPVTSSPWSSKRAAVESGLPLGAQSVLSHVEQLGATQPNISLHSVMLPPFPGKECSASRDGNMDMQNQHLFGVNVDLSILAQNGIPSLNTGVSETCSTNLSYATCNLLSSSGNYFPINRALSGCNGLDESRFLRSHENVDQANPQSGLFVKVYKSGSFGRTLDITKFSSYHDLRSELGCLFGLEGQLEDPLRSGWQLVFVDWENDVLLVGDDPWQEFVNSVSYIKILSPEEVQQMGKQGIDFVNSAPVKRLQRNGCDDHVSQQDSTNLSARITSVGSFKY from the exons ATGACATTGCAACCACTGAGCCCA CAAGAGCAAAAAGATCCCTATCTCCCTAATGATTTGGGTACCTCCAACAAACAACCAACAAATTTCTTCTGTAAGACGTTGACTGCAAGTGACACCAGTACTCATGGTGGATTCTCTGTTCCCCGTCGAGCAGCAGAAAAAGTTTTTCCTCCTTTG GACTATTCACAGCAGCCTCCTGTTCAGGAGTTAGTTGCAAGAGACCTTCATGACAATGAATGGAAGTTTCGTCACGTTTTTCGTG GTCAGCCGAAGAGGCATCTTCTGACTACAGGATGGAGTACTTTTGTGAGTGCAAAGAGACTTGTTGCAGGGGATTCTGTTCTTTTTATCTG GAATGAAAACAATCAGTTGCTTTTGGGTATTCGGCATGCCAATCGACCTCAAACATTTATGCCTTCATCTGTACTGTCTAGTGATAGCATGCACATTGGCCTTCTTGCTGCAGCTGCTCATGCTGCAGCTACAAATAGCCGATTCACCATTTTCTATAACCCAAG gGCAAGTCCTTCTGAATTTGTGATTCCACTAGCTAAGTATGTCAAGGCAGTCTATCACACCCGGGTTTCTGTGGGTATGCGTTTCCGGATGCTGTTTGAAACTGAAGAGTCAAGTGTTCGACG ATACATGGGCACAATTACAGGGATTAGCGATCTTGACCCTGCCCGATGGCCAAACTCACACTGGCGTGCCCTAAAG GTTGGCTGGGATGAGTCAACAGCTGGAGAGAAGCAGCCTAGGGTATCACTTTGGGAGATTGAACCTCTAACAACCTTTCCAATGTATCCATCTTCCTTTCCTGTTCGTCTTAAGCGCCCATGGCCCACTGGattgcccttctttcatg GTGGAAATGATGATATCGATCTCAATTTACCTCTGATGCGGCTTAGAGATGGTGGAAACCCAGCAATTCAGTCATTAAATTTCCAGGGTGTTGGTGTTACACCTTGGATGCAGCCAAGACTTGATGCTTTAATGCTTGGTCTACAACCTGACATGTGCCAGGCAATGACTACAGGAGCGCTTCGGGAAATGAGGACCATAGATCCTACAAAGCAGGTCTCTCCTGCAATGCTTCAATTCCAGCAACCACAGAACTCAGCTAATATATCCACTCCCACACTACCAAGTCCAATTCTACAGCATGTGCAAACCTTCCTTCAAGCCACACAAGATAATCAGGTCCAAAGCCAGAATCAGTCTCAATTTCTTCATCATCATTTGCAACAGGGCCATTCCTTTGCTCAACAAGGGCAACAGCAAGttccacagcagcagcagcagaatctGCATCTGCTGACACCACATTGTCAACAAATTCAGCAGCAGAAGATATTGTGTGGTTATCAAGAAGTACCTTATGTTGCTTCAAATCTTTTACAGCTTAGCTCTAGTTCTCAATCCCAATCAACCACATTGCACATGATTTCCCCATCTTGCCAGCTGAAGGACTTCCCAGATTCTAATGGTAACTCTGTTTCAGCATCCAATGCCTCTCCTCTGCATGGTATTTTCCAGCAAAATTCTTCTGAAGAAACATCACAACTTAGTTTGCCAAAATATGGTCAACCAGTTACTTCCAGTCCCTGGTCATCCAAGCGAGCTGCAGTTGAGTCAGGGCTCCCTTTGGGGGCTCAAAGCGTGCTCTCGCATGTAGAACAATTGGGTGCAACACAACCTAATATTTCCCTGCACTCTGTTATGTTACCACCATTTCCTGGAAAAGAATGCTCAGCAAGTCGAGATGGTAACATGGATATGCAAAACCAGCACTTGTTTGGTGTCAATGTCGACTTATCAATTCTAGCGCAGAATGGCATTCCAAGCCTCAACACTGGTGTCAGTGAGACTTGTTCGACAAATTTGTCGTATGCCACATGCAATTTACTGAGCTCCTCTGGAAATTATTTCCCTATCAATCGAGCATTGAGTGGTTGCAATGGTTtggatgaatcaagatttttgagGTCCCATGAGAATGTTGATCAAGCAAATCCGCAGAGTGGATTGTTTGTTAAG GTATATAAATCAGGTTCATTTGGGAGGACACTGGACATCACCAAGTTTAGCAGCTACCATGATTTACGCAGTGAGCTTGGGTGTCTTTTTGGCCTGGAAGGCCAATTGGAGGACCCTTTGAGATCAGGCTGGCAGCTTGTTTTTGTCGACTGGGAGAATGATGTCCTTCTTGTTGGCGATGATCCTTGGCA
- the LOC135584130 gene encoding solanesyl-diphosphate synthase 1, mitochondrial-like isoform X3, whose product MLADRLRSMVVAEVPKLSSAAEYFFKVGVEGKRFRPTVLLLMASALNMPIPEAAASGAYNNFSKDLRARQQCIAEITEMIHVASLLHDDVLDDANTRRGIGSLNFVMGNKLAVLAGDFLLSRACVALASLKNTEVVSLLATTVEHLVTGETMQMTTKSEQRRSMDYYLQKTYYKTASLISSSCKAIALLAGHTAEVSKLAYDYGRNLGLAFQLVDDVLDFTGTSASLGKGSLSDIRHGIVTAPILFAMEEFPELHEVVDRGFDDPANVDVALEYLGKSQGIERTRELAAEHANYAAEAIEALPESDDEDVLVSRRALVDLTHRVISRTK is encoded by the exons TGCTGAATACTTCTTCAAAGTGGGAGTGGAAGGGAAAAGATTTCGCCCTACT GTCCTGTTGTTGATGGCTTCGGCTTTGAATATGCCCATACCTGAAGCAGCTGCTAGTGGTGCCTATAACAACTTCTCGAAGGATTTACGTGCAAGGCAGCAATGCATTGCTGAAATAACTGAAATGATTCAT GTGGCAAGCCTTCTCCATGATGATGTTCTAGATGATGCTAATACTCGGCGTGGGATTGGTTCATTGAATTTTGTCATGGGGAACAAG CTTGCTGTGCTTGCAGGGGACTTTCTACTTTCAAGAGCATGTGTTGCCCTTGCATCACTTAAGAACACAGAG GTTGTAAGTTTATTAGCAACAACTGTAGAACATTTAGTCACTGGTGAAACAATGCAGATGACAACTAAATCTGAGCAACGTCGCAG CATGGACTATTATCTACAGAAGACATATTACAAGACTGCTTCATTGATTTCGAGCAGTTGCAAAGCTATTGCTCTTCTAGCAGGGCATACTGCAGAAGTTTCAAAGCTTGCATATGACTATGGCAGAAATTTG GGTTTAGCATTTCAGCTAGTTGACGATGTTCTTGATTTCACTGGCACATCAGCTTCACTTGGGAAGGGCTCCTTATCCGATATTCGGCAT GGAATTGTGACAGCTCCAATACTTTTTGCAATGGAGGAGTTCCCTGAATTGCATGAAGTTGTTGATCGGGGTTTTGATGATCCTGCAAATGTTGATGTT GCCCTTGAATACCTTGGAAAAAGTCAAGGAATTGAGAGGACAAGAGAACTAGCAGCAGAGCATGCAAACTATGCTGCGGAAGCTATTGAAGCTCTTCCCGAAAGTGACGATGAGGATGTTTTGGTATCAAGGCGAGCCCTCGTGGATCTGACACATAGGGTTATCAGCAGAACAAAGTAA